Proteins encoded together in one Ciona intestinalis chromosome 1, KH, whole genome shotgun sequence window:
- the LOC100183002 gene encoding sulfotransferase 1C2A — MTSLKNYFYNGLLNPTITFWDGFRFLPRFNPETAKFAYEMTYKNSDVIVAAFPKSGTTWIRTIVQHLAYKSDPKQMEISSKLNMPFSYLETGTPIKFEVVNKLPLSRRVFSTHLDAQLVNLKKIKESGAKVIYCIRNPKDQAVSWYHMYPNIRCIDHPNFKEICPKTWEEFFNMYTSGKQPLFTRDGGWYPDHVMSWYQHRDDVMFVVYEEMKRDPVKQILRIADFLNIPATLERVEEIASMTSFSKMSAELKDRAPADNFYRKGEVGDWKNYFSDEQSKLMDKLIQEKLGNTGIKFIYE, encoded by the exons atgacgtcattaaagaattatttttacaatggaTTGTTAAACCCGACAATAACGTTTTGGGACGGGTTTCGATTTCTGCCCCGTTTTAACCCAGAGACCGCCAAATTCGCGTATGAGATGACGTACAAGAATAGTGACGTAATAGTGGCTGCATTTCCAAAATCAG GAACCACTTGGATACGAACAATAGTCCAACACCTTGCGTACAAGAGCGACCCAAAGCAAATGGAAATAAGTTCGAAGCTCAACATGCCGTTCAGTTACCTTGAAACCGGGACTC CGATAAAGTTTGAAGTTGTAAACAAACTTCCTTTATCACGGAGAGTATTCTCTACCCATTTAGACGCTCAACttgtgaatttaaaaaagatcaAAGAATCTGGGGCAAAG GTAATTTACTGCATCCGCAACCCGAAGGACCAAGCTGTATCGTGGTATCATATGTACCCAAATATAAGGTGTATAGACCATCCAAACTTTAAGGAGATTTGTCCGAAAACTTGGGAAGAATTTTTCAATATGTACACTTCag gcAAACAACCACTATTTACGCGCGATGGAGGATGGTATCCTGATCACGTGATGTCGTGGTACCAACatcgtgatgacgtcatgtttgttgtttatgaaGAAATGAAAAGG GACCCTGTCAAGCAAATATTAAGAATAGCAGATTTTCTCAACATTCCGGCAACACTGGAAAGGGTTGAAGAAATAGcgagtatgacgtcatttagtAAAATGTCGGCCGAGTTGAAAGATCGCGCACCTGCCGATAACTTCTATAGAAAAG gagAAGTGGGCGATTGGAAGAACTATTTTAGTGATGAGCAATCAAAATTAATGGACAAGTTAATCCAAGAAAAACTTGGAAACACTGGCATAAAGTTTATATACGAGtga
- the LOC100185368 gene encoding uncharacterized protein LOC100185368 isoform X2: MSSFDLTQQGWRMISAFLVLNTITNQAQSVVVIAQPVIPVEENYDHLCPSGFVYVEPSHSNVPGEKGDPKCYKFFSEKTTFQNAIDKCDEIGATLATPKERLTITGLAKYVTDNGLSQRAWIGLSDREVEGTLTWIDDQQPLVDGSFAPWMVQEPDSGGARSGDRADRQDCVKITFMLVGTRSIANWYDTVCAGREAYICEVEPEEVQVTHPQIQDVVLQTTEEPSVTTGTPEIPVETWEVTNSSQVLNETDLPLTVVAYGPGVNNSTEDNSTQEAESVEQTSSGDMETPTYNRPTCHLECTPYIMKAACPLQYFPQMLEATIVLNNASCQPRRNSTHLIVHVTLDGCGTVARNIRGDEMSFSNTVRLLSRGSILRSQQEITESLEYMVLDCRYPQRHMLMQNFRPVESRPRIRVTVQNGPNLPHVFLIYKNSTYGCPYPSSDYPIRISINQRLYFEIRLRMTSNQVELHPVTCIATPNEDPYNANNYRMMEEGCIFDETFRLEPSDSGKISRFSVQAFRFLGFNTKIYVHCELIVCTVGSESSARCPYNCEDASRRRRNVGSANETQRIHISAGPIMLVHDVEEGTPSVSDIVREFPEEGAMELPSPSTTVFEHETTNSPIQVEDPDEISLEGDGVVSEENERETPGANEEENVREREERPAISENSNRSTEQGNLAEPQIVQQPSPAKQSGNVNTAGHGGGRGGADANKISFILVAMTTLIMPLVVGF, encoded by the exons ATGTCAAGTTTTGATTTAACCCAGCAAGGCTGGCGAATGATCTCAGCTTTCCTTGTGTTAAACACAATAACAAACCAAGCACAAAGTGTTGTGGTGATTGCCCAACCTGTTATACCAGTGGAGGAAAACTATGACCATCTTTGCCCAAGTGGCTTCGTATACGTGGAACCTAGTCATAGCAACGTGCCAGGTGAAAAAGGCGACCCGAAATGTTACAAGTTTTTCAGCGagaaaacaacatttcaa AATGCAATCGACAAATGCGATGAAATAGGCGCCACTCTAGCGACACCTAAGGAGCGATTAACGATCACAGGGTTGGCGAAATACGTCACGGATAATGGACTCAGTCAAAGAGCATGGATTGGCCTTTCTGACAGA GAAGTGGAAGGAACCCTAACATGGATAGACGACCAACAACCATTGGTTGACGGTTCGTTTGCACCATGGATGGTTCAAGAACCCGATAGTGGTGGGGCGAGATCAGGTGACAGGGCGGATAGACAAGACTGCGTCAAAATAACATTCATG CTGGTTGGCACACGTAGCATCGCTAACTGGTACGACACTGTGTGCGCGGGCAGGGAAGCTTATATATGTGAAGTTGAACCAGAAGAAGTTCAAGTCACTCACCCACAAATACAAG ATGTTGTTCTACAAACTACAGAAGAACCTTCAGTAACGACAGGAACTCCTGAAATACCAGTG GAAACATGGGAAGTCACCAACTCCAGTCAAGTGTTGAACGAAACag aTCTCCCACTAACTGTGGTTGCATACGGACCTGGTGTCAACAATTCAACTGAAGATAATTCAACACAAG AAGCAGAATCTGTTGAACAAACATCATCAGGAGATATGG AAACACCAACTTACAACAGACCTACCTGCCACCTTGAATGTACCCCCTACATTATGAAGGCTGCCTGTCCTCTGCAATATTTCCCACAGATGTTAGAAGCAACTATTGTGTTAAACAATGCTTCATGCCAACCGAGACGTAATTCCACTCATCTTATTGTACACGTTACTTTGGATGGGTGTGGGACTGTAGCAAGG AACATTCGAGGTGACGAGATGTCGTTTAGCAACACCGTTCGATTGCTGAGTCGTGGTTCCATATTGCGGAGCCAACAAGAAATCACCGAGTCATTGGAGTATATGGTGTTGGACTGTCGGTACCCACAAAGACACATGTTGATG CAAAACTTCCGACCTGTTGAGAGTCGACCAAGGATTCGCGTCACTGTCCAGAATGGTCCAAATCTCCCACATGTGTTTCTTATTTACAAGAATAGCACATATGGCTGTCCCTATCCAAGCTCAGATTACCCAATAAGAATCAGCATCAACCAACGGCTGTATTTTGAA attCGTTTAAGAATGACGAGCAACCAAGTGGAGCTACACCCGGTAACGTGTATAGCAACCCCGAACGAAGATCCGTACAATGCAAACAACTATCGTATGATGGAGGAAGG CTGTATTTTCGATGAGACATTTCGTTTGGAGCCAAGTGACTCAGGAAAAATATCTCGGTTTAGCGTCCAAGCATTTCGCTTTCTAGGATTCAACACCAAG ATCTATGTTCATTGTGAGCTCATAGTTTGTACTGTTGGAAGTGAAAGTTCAGCAAGATGTCCTTACAATTGTGAGGATGCGTCTCGTAGAAGAAGAAATGTCggg AGTGCAAATGAAACGCAGAGAATTCATATTTCCGCCGGACCAATCATGTTAGTTCATGATGTGGAAGAGGGGACACCAAGTGTCAGTGATATTGTAAGGGAGTTTCCTGAAGAGGGCGCCATGGAGTTGCCAAGTCCTTCAACTACTGTGTTTGAACATGAGACGACTAATTCTCCAATCCAG gtTGAAGATCCAGACGAGATCTCATTGGAAGGAGATGGAGTGGTGAGTGAAGAGAATGAAAGAGAAACACCAGGAGCAAATGAGGAGGAGAATGTGAGAGAGAGAGAAGAGAGACCAGCTATTTCGGAGAATTCTAACCGTTCAACTGAGCAGG gcaACTTAGCAGAACCGCAAATAGTTCAACAACCGTCTCCAGCAAAGCAG tCTGGTAACGTGAACACAGCTGGACACGGAGGTGGCCGTGGTGGAGCAG ATGCCAACAAAATATCTTTTATTCTCGTCGCCATGACAACATTGATCATGCCTCTAGTGGTGGGATTTTAA
- the LOC100185368 gene encoding uncharacterized protein LOC100185368 isoform X1 has translation MSSFDLTQQGWRMISAFLVLNTITNQAQSVVVIAQPVIPVEENYDHLCPSGFVYVEPSHSNVPGEKGDPKCYKFFSEKTTFQNAIDKCDEIGATLATPKERLTITGLAKYVTDNGLSQRAWIGLSDREVEGTLTWIDDQQPLVDGSFAPWMVQEPDSGGARSGDRADRQDCVKITFMLVGTRSIANWYDTVCAGREAYICEVEPEEVQVTHPQIQDVVLQTTEEPSVTTGTPEIPVQETWEVTNSSQVLNETDLPLTVVAYGPGVNNSTEDNSTQEAESVEQTSSGDMETPTYNRPTCHLECTPYIMKAACPLQYFPQMLEATIVLNNASCQPRRNSTHLIVHVTLDGCGTVARNIRGDEMSFSNTVRLLSRGSILRSQQEITESLEYMVLDCRYPQRHMLMQNFRPVESRPRIRVTVQNGPNLPHVFLIYKNSTYGCPYPSSDYPIRISINQRLYFEIRLRMTSNQVELHPVTCIATPNEDPYNANNYRMMEEGCIFDETFRLEPSDSGKISRFSVQAFRFLGFNTKIYVHCELIVCTVGSESSARCPYNCEDASRRRRNVGSANETQRIHISAGPIMLVHDVEEGTPSVSDIVREFPEEGAMELPSPSTTVFEHETTNSPIQVEDPDEISLEGDGVVSEENERETPGANEEENVREREERPAISENSNRSTEQGNLAEPQIVQQPSPAKQSGNVNTAGHGGGRGGADANKISFILVAMTTLIMPLVVGF, from the exons ATGTCAAGTTTTGATTTAACCCAGCAAGGCTGGCGAATGATCTCAGCTTTCCTTGTGTTAAACACAATAACAAACCAAGCACAAAGTGTTGTGGTGATTGCCCAACCTGTTATACCAGTGGAGGAAAACTATGACCATCTTTGCCCAAGTGGCTTCGTATACGTGGAACCTAGTCATAGCAACGTGCCAGGTGAAAAAGGCGACCCGAAATGTTACAAGTTTTTCAGCGagaaaacaacatttcaa AATGCAATCGACAAATGCGATGAAATAGGCGCCACTCTAGCGACACCTAAGGAGCGATTAACGATCACAGGGTTGGCGAAATACGTCACGGATAATGGACTCAGTCAAAGAGCATGGATTGGCCTTTCTGACAGA GAAGTGGAAGGAACCCTAACATGGATAGACGACCAACAACCATTGGTTGACGGTTCGTTTGCACCATGGATGGTTCAAGAACCCGATAGTGGTGGGGCGAGATCAGGTGACAGGGCGGATAGACAAGACTGCGTCAAAATAACATTCATG CTGGTTGGCACACGTAGCATCGCTAACTGGTACGACACTGTGTGCGCGGGCAGGGAAGCTTATATATGTGAAGTTGAACCAGAAGAAGTTCAAGTCACTCACCCACAAATACAAG ATGTTGTTCTACAAACTACAGAAGAACCTTCAGTAACGACAGGAACTCCTGAAATACCAGTG CAGGAAACATGGGAAGTCACCAACTCCAGTCAAGTGTTGAACGAAACag aTCTCCCACTAACTGTGGTTGCATACGGACCTGGTGTCAACAATTCAACTGAAGATAATTCAACACAAG AAGCAGAATCTGTTGAACAAACATCATCAGGAGATATGG AAACACCAACTTACAACAGACCTACCTGCCACCTTGAATGTACCCCCTACATTATGAAGGCTGCCTGTCCTCTGCAATATTTCCCACAGATGTTAGAAGCAACTATTGTGTTAAACAATGCTTCATGCCAACCGAGACGTAATTCCACTCATCTTATTGTACACGTTACTTTGGATGGGTGTGGGACTGTAGCAAGG AACATTCGAGGTGACGAGATGTCGTTTAGCAACACCGTTCGATTGCTGAGTCGTGGTTCCATATTGCGGAGCCAACAAGAAATCACCGAGTCATTGGAGTATATGGTGTTGGACTGTCGGTACCCACAAAGACACATGTTGATG CAAAACTTCCGACCTGTTGAGAGTCGACCAAGGATTCGCGTCACTGTCCAGAATGGTCCAAATCTCCCACATGTGTTTCTTATTTACAAGAATAGCACATATGGCTGTCCCTATCCAAGCTCAGATTACCCAATAAGAATCAGCATCAACCAACGGCTGTATTTTGAA attCGTTTAAGAATGACGAGCAACCAAGTGGAGCTACACCCGGTAACGTGTATAGCAACCCCGAACGAAGATCCGTACAATGCAAACAACTATCGTATGATGGAGGAAGG CTGTATTTTCGATGAGACATTTCGTTTGGAGCCAAGTGACTCAGGAAAAATATCTCGGTTTAGCGTCCAAGCATTTCGCTTTCTAGGATTCAACACCAAG ATCTATGTTCATTGTGAGCTCATAGTTTGTACTGTTGGAAGTGAAAGTTCAGCAAGATGTCCTTACAATTGTGAGGATGCGTCTCGTAGAAGAAGAAATGTCggg AGTGCAAATGAAACGCAGAGAATTCATATTTCCGCCGGACCAATCATGTTAGTTCATGATGTGGAAGAGGGGACACCAAGTGTCAGTGATATTGTAAGGGAGTTTCCTGAAGAGGGCGCCATGGAGTTGCCAAGTCCTTCAACTACTGTGTTTGAACATGAGACGACTAATTCTCCAATCCAG gtTGAAGATCCAGACGAGATCTCATTGGAAGGAGATGGAGTGGTGAGTGAAGAGAATGAAAGAGAAACACCAGGAGCAAATGAGGAGGAGAATGTGAGAGAGAGAGAAGAGAGACCAGCTATTTCGGAGAATTCTAACCGTTCAACTGAGCAGG gcaACTTAGCAGAACCGCAAATAGTTCAACAACCGTCTCCAGCAAAGCAG tCTGGTAACGTGAACACAGCTGGACACGGAGGTGGCCGTGGTGGAGCAG ATGCCAACAAAATATCTTTTATTCTCGTCGCCATGACAACATTGATCATGCCTCTAGTGGTGGGATTTTAA
- the zf(ubp)-1 gene encoding ubiquitin carboxyl-terminal hydrolase 5 — protein MPDTDLLVPLLPCVRVPGLGDNVYKEECCFSFDTPKSDDGLYICLSTFLGFNRKYVELFHETTGHKLFLHMKQIKKILPKSEEASPVEKKKPKRLAIGIEGGFDAANGEKIEYEDVNELVILPEFKVIGLDNIEEIPSVVLASVSGILASTSASKKEEELSWDGEIRPVSKHAENLQQLDNGVKIPPSGWKCCKCDLTSNLWLNLTDGKILCGRRYFDGTGGNNHAVDHFKETKYPLAVKLGTITAFGADVHSYDEDTMVEDPHLAKHLSHFGINMMNMQKTEQTMTELEIELNEKVGNEWDLIQESGKNLKQLQGPGLVGLNNMGNTCYMNSVIQVLYSIPEFMERYTTEDRCRDLFKRKLSTLANLHSNGWSAAKASNEIQNRVLESSGDFSIQLCKLGLALTSPDMLKHQDSTKQEVTSCSVTPRTMKRIVGRGHPEFSTNRQQDTHEFLLHVLSVIERSEHKNGSVSPGEVFRFMVEDRIECQASKQVRYTKRSDYALALPIPLEAAANKAAVGEYQAVVEANKKDVSVKVGEVVRLSIPYTACIEAFAHDELIQDFWSSAVKEKAEAKKRTRFVTFPDYLVVQMKKFTVGEDWVPKKLDVSVEMPDILNLNDLRGGGLQKDETLLPDIEPPSAPPSEPLIEIDEEAVIAISQMGFPLARCREALVATGNMGVEAAVMWLMENNTPEPAGAAAAQPSGASDGNVASIVAMGFTEGQAKKALHATGNNLERAADWIFSHLDELDSIEVDTPLEPANQVAAGDTPMDTSANHLKDGSGNYELFAFISHMGSSTMCGHYVCHIKKDGRWVIFNDEKVAESEQPPKDLGYIYFYKRA, from the exons ATGCCTGATACTGACTTGTTGGTGCCACTGCTGCCTTGTGTGAGGGTTCCAGGGTTGGGAGACAATGTTTATAAAGAAGAATGCTGCTTCTCATTTGATACACCG AAATCTGATGATGGTTTATACATCTGTTTGAGCACTTTTCTTGGTTTCAATCGCAAATATGTTGAGTTATTCCATGAAACTACTGGCCATAAACTTTTTCTTCACATGaagcaaataaaaaag atTTTGCCAAAGTCAGAAGAAGCATCTCCAGTCGAAAAAAAGAAACCAAAACGACTTGCTATTG GTATAGAAGGTGGTTTTGATGCAGCTAATGGTGAAAAGATTGAATATGAAGATGTCAATGAACTTGTTATTCTACCCGAGTTTAAAGTTATTGGTTTAGATAACATAGAGGAAATCCCATCAGTG GTGCTTGCCAGTGTCAGTGGGATTCTTGCTTCAACTTCTGCAtcgaaaaaagaagaagaattaTCGTGGGATGGAGAAATAAGACCTGTGTCAAA acaTGCAGAGAACCTACAACAACTCGATAACGGGGTAAAGATTCCCCCTAGTGGCTGGAAATGTTGCAAGTGTGATTTAACATCGAACTTGTGGTTGAATTTAACTGATGGAAAAATTTTGTGCGGTCGACGTTACTTTGATGGAACAGGAGGAAATAATCACGCTGTGGATCATTTCAAAGAAACTAAATATCCACTTGCCGTGAAGCTTGGGACCATCACTGCTTTTGGTGCAG ACGTTCACTCATATGATGAAGACACCATGGTAGAAGATCCTCATCTTGCTAAACATCTTTCACATTTTGGAATCAACATGATGAATATGCAGAAG ACAGAACAAACTATGACGGAACTAGAAATTgaattgaatgaaaaagttGGGAACGAATGGGATCTCATACAAGAGTCAG gaaaaaatctaaaacaactCCAAGGTCCTGGTTTGGTAGGTTTGAACAACATGGGGAACACGTGTTATATGAACTCTGTTATACAAGTCCTATATAGCATACCAGAGTTTATGGAGAG GTATACCACAGAAGATAGGTGCAGAGATTTGTTCAAGAGAAAGTTGTCAACACTGGCTAACCTACATTCTAATGGTTGGTCTGCTGCAAAG GCTTCAAATGAAATCCAGAATCGAGTTTTAGAATCCTCGGGTGACTTCTCGATACAATTATGCAAATTAGGTCTTGCACTTACTTCACCAGACATGTTGAAACATCAAGATTCAACAAAACAG GAAGTGACCTCGTGCTCTGTGACCCCACGAACCATGAAAAGGATTGTGGGTAGGGGTCACCCAGAGTTTTCCACCAACAGACAGCAAGATACGCATGAGTTTTTACTTCATGTTCTCTCAGTAATCGAGCGTTCCGAACATAAAAACGGATCAGTTTCTCCAGGAGAGGTGTTCAGGTTTATG GTGGAAGACAGGATTGAGTGTCAAGCAAGCAAACAGGTTCGTTACACCAAACGTAGCGATTATGCTCTTGCTCTACCAATACCCCTTGAAGCTGCTGCTAATAAAG CTGCTGTAGGTGAATACCAAGCAGTGGTTGAAGCAAACAAGAAAGATGTTTCAGTTAAAGTGGGCGAGGTGGTTCGTCTTTCTATACCATACACAGCTTGCATTGAAGCGTTCGCACACGATGAACTTATCCAAGATTTTTGGAGCTCAGCAGTAAAG GAAAAAGCAGAAGCAAAGAAACGAACTCGATTCGTGACGTTTCCTGATTATCTCGTTGTTCAAATGAAGAAGTTTACAGTTGGGGAAGATTGGGTGCCAAAGAAATTAG ATGTCAGTGTTGAGATGCCggacattttaaacttaaacgaCCTCCGAGGTGGGGGGTTGCAGAAAGACGAGACGCTTCTCCCCGATATTGAGCCCCCTTCAGCCCCCCCTAGTGAGCCGTTAATCGAGATTGACGAGGAAGCCGTGATCGCGATCAGCCAGATGGGATTTCCCCTAGCCCGATGCCGTGAGGCGCTGGTTGCCACGGGTAACATGGGTGTGGAAGCCGCAGTTATGTGGTTGATGGAAAACAATACGCCAG AGCCAGCAGGTGCAGCAGCAGCACAACCTAGTGGAGCAAGTGACGGGAACGTAGCTTCGATTGTTGCAATGGGGTTTACCGAAGGTCAAGCTAAGAAGGCTCTTCACGCTACA GGCAATAACCTTGAAAGAGCAGCTGATTGGATATTTTCACATCTCGACGAATTAGATTCAATTGAGGTGGACACTCCCCTTGAACCAGCCAATCAGGTGGCAGCTGGTGACACACCCATGGATACAAGCGCCAACCATTTAAAAGATGGTTCAGGAA ATTACGAATTGTTTGCATTTATTAGTCATATGGGAAGTTCTACCATGTGTGGACATTATGTGTGTCATATTAAAAAGGATGGGAG GTGGGTGATATTTAATGATGAAAAAGTAGCTGAATCGGAGCAACCACCGAAAGATCTTGGGTATATCTATTTCTACAAGCGAGCGTGA
- the LOC100177495 gene encoding lysosomal Pro-X carboxypeptidase encodes MVLKENVGLSIMAQLNLAALLLLCCLSIGFGWRVTKNEGYIYPTELYFKQNLDHFDFTINATFTQRYFVSEQYWTKMDGPIFFYTGNEGDIELFIKNTGLMWDIAPMFKAMVVFAEHRYYGKSKPFGNLKPSTKTIKEFSYLTAEQALADFAILVKHIKSTDSKAKNSPVVVFGGSYGGMLSAWFRLKYPHIVTGAIAASAPVLYFPSTVKCSQYNEAVTNNFLSVQNGETCVANIRNVWKTMNETAKKPGYIYPTELYFKQNLDHFDFTINATFTQRYFVSEQYWTKMDGPIFFYTGNEGDIELFIKNTGLMWDIAPMFKAMVVFAEHRYYGKSKPFGNLKPSTKTIKEFSYLTAEQALADFAILVKHIKSTDSKAKNSPVVVFGGSYGGMLSAWFRLKYPHIVTGAIAASAPVLYFPSTVKCSQYNEAVTNNFLSVQNGETCVANIRNVWKTMNETAKKPGGLKLLGEIFHLCSAINSSTAVESFIKDIFGNMAMVDYPYANNFLSNIPAWPVNKTCQHLSEPNLQGLDLLQAMHSAIGVYQNYTGSVKCYNVKTTETSKLSTTLWNYMTCGAMVMPFCANGVTDMFPVKNWTQESFDKSCFKKYGIKSRPEWALTDFGGSKAVEAGNIVFTNGLLDPWHVGGVPEMKSESVVSILMWGAAHHLDLRHANDADPSSVVEARKTQVKHIAKWISSTQERLRPSTAHRVRRKRRACE; translated from the exons ATGGTGCTAAAAGAAAACGTAGGGTTATCTATTATGGCACAGTTAAACTTAGCTGCATTACTATTGCTGTGCTGCTTGTCGATTGGATTTGGTTGGAGAGTTACAAAGAACGAAGGTTACATTTATCCAACGGAACTTTACTTTAAGCAGAATCTTGACCACTTTGATTTTACCATCAATGCAACTTTCACACAACGTTATTTTGTTAGTGAGCAATACTGGACAAAGATGGATGGACCTATATTCTTTTATACTGGAAATGAAGGGGatattgaattatttattaagaACACTGGGCTTATGTGGGATATTGCTCCAATGTTCAAAGCCATGGTTGTGTTTGCAGAACATCGTTATTATGGGAAATCTAAACCCTTTGGGAACCTGAAACCTTCCACAAAAACTATTAAAGAATTCTCATACTTAACAGCTGAACAGGCTTTGGCTGATTTCGCAATTCTTGTTAAGCATATAAAGTCGACTGATTCAAAAGCAAAGAATAGTCCAGTGGTTGTGTTTGGTGGGTCCTATGGAGGAATGCTAAGTGCTTGGTTCAGGTTAAAATACCCCCATATTGTGACAGGAGCTATTGCAGCATCTGCACCAGTGCTTTACTTCCCTTCTACTGTAAAATGTAGTCAATACAACGAAGCGGTGACCAATAATTTTTTGAGTGTTCAGAATGGTGAGACTTGTGTTGCCAATATAAGGAATGTCTGgaaaacaatgaatgaaacGGCTAAAAAACCTG GTTACATTTATCCAACGGAACTTTACTTTAAGCAGAATCTTGACCACTTTGATTTTACCATCAATGCAACTTTCACACAACGTTATTTTGTTAGTGAGCAATACTGGACAAAGATGGATGGACCTATATTCTTTTATACTGGAAATGAAGGGGatattgaattatttattaagaACACTGGGCTTATGTGGGATATTGCTCCAATGTTCAAAGCCATGGTTGTGTTTGCAGAACATCGTTATTATGGGAAATCTAAACCCTTTGGGAACCTGAAACCTTCCACAAAAACTATTAAAGAATTCTCATACTTAACAGCTGAACAGGCTTTGGCTGATTTCGCAATTCTTGTTAAGCATATAAAGTCGACTGATTCAAAAGCAAAGAATAGTCCAGTGGTTGTGTTTGGTGGGTCCTATGGAGGAATGCTAAGTGCTTGGTTCAGGTTAAAATACCCCCATATTGTGACAGGAGCTATTGCAGCATCTGCACCAGTGCTTTACTTCCCTTCTACTGTAAAATGTAGTCAATACAACGAAGCGGTGACCAATAATTTTTTGAGTGTTCAGAATGGTGAGACTTGTGTTGCCAATATAAGGAATGTCTGgaaaacaatgaatgaaacGGCTAAAAAACCTGGTGGACTTAAGTTGTTGGGAGAAATATTTCATCTCTGTTCAGCAATAAATTCCTCCACAGCAGTggaaagttttattaaagacATCTTTGGCAATATGGCAATGGTTGATTACCCTTATGCAAATAACTTTTTGAGCAACATACCGGCATGGCCAGTTAACAAAACTTGTCAGCATTTAAGTGAGCCTAACTTGCAAGGGTTGGACTTACTGCAGGCAATGCATAGTGCAATAGGGGTGTATCAAAACTATACCGGGTCAGTCAAGTGTTATAATGTTAAGACAACAGAAACATCAAAACTATCTACAACACTGTGGAACTACATGACATGCGGGGCAATGGTCATGCCATTCTGTGCAAACGGCGTAACCGATATGTTCCCTGTTAAAAACTGGACCCAAGAAAGTTTCGACaagagttgttttaaaaagtatggTATTAAATCCCGCCCTGAATGGGCCCTTACTGACTTCGGGGGCTCAAAGGCTGTAGAAGCCGGTAATATTGTATTTACAAATGGGCTTCTTGACCCATGGCATGTGGGTGGAGTACCTGAGATGAAAAGTGAATCCGTGGTGTCCATTTTAATGTGGGGTGCGGCTCATCACTTAGATCTACGACATGCAAATGATGCTGACCCGAGCTCTGTGGTGGAGGCACGCAAAACACAAGTTAAGCACATTGCTAAGTGGATAAGTTCAACTCAAGAGCGCTTAAGACCTTCAACGGCACATCGTGTTCGCAGAAAGAGAAGAGCAtgtgaataa
- the LOC100175178 gene encoding 28S ribosomal protein S10, mitochondrial: MFRSSVALLTKLLPRTIPKPGLNPHNSIKLLPVKCLFSTSNKFNENGQTDSVEVSDKEEKLYRAIDVLVKGHEAEVLESYVRFCVLAAEELDIPVNGVLRPKFIMDRLTLLKSKHIFKKHRVQYEMRTHRRVVQLEKLTESTANVFLEYLQRNVPAGVAMHVHKWELERIPAHIRDEMVKNMSKMTPEDWKRESKYAEKMSIKKKTSNSDYEEYHTTKKYLLGTTI; encoded by the coding sequence ATGTTTAGAAGTAGTGTTGCATTACTGACGAAACTACTGCCTCGTACAATACCGAAACCTGGACTTAATCCTCATAACAGCATAAAACTATTAcctgtaaaatgtttattttctaCTAGTAACAAATTCAACGAAAATGGACAAACTGACAGTGTTGAAGTATCTGATAAAGAAGAAAAGCTTTACAGAGCTATTGATGTTTTAGTCAAGGGCCATGAAGCTGAGGTCCTTGAAAGTTATGTTAGATTTTGTGTACTTGCGGCAGAAGAACTGGATATCCCAGTCAATGGCGTATTAAGACCTAAGTTCATAATGGACCGATTAACATTGctaaaatcaaaacatattttcaagaAACACAGAGTTCAATATGAAATGCGTACACACCGGAGGGTTGTGCAACTGGAAAAATTAACTGAATCCACAGCGAACGTTTTTCTTGAATATTTACAACGAAATGTTCCAGCTGGTGTTGCTATGCATGTCCACAAGTGGGAACTAGAGCGCATTCCCGCTCACATCCGAGATGAGATGGTGAAGAATATGAGCAAGATGACTCCGGAGGATTGGAAAAGAGAGAGCAAATATGCAGAGAAGATGTCAATTAAGAAGAAAACATCAAACAGCGATTATGAAGAATACCACACAACCAAGAAATATCTCTTAGGCACTACTATATAA